From Paraburkholderia fungorum, the proteins below share one genomic window:
- a CDS encoding TRAP transporter substrate-binding protein, whose translation MNKKFASSRVSMIVAASVLAFSTVSAHARTFRVADVHGDTYPTNMAVKYMGEEINKATGGKDSVKVFGNSALGSENDTIDQVRIGALDMARANGAAFNEIVPESMIPSLPFLFRDIDHFRKVMYGPEGQKILDAFAAKGMIALTFYESGARSMYAKRAIHSPADMKGLKVRVQPSDLMVDEIKAMGGTPTPMPFAEVYTGLKTGLVDAAENNIPSYEETKHFEVAQVYSETQHSMTPEVLVFSKKVWDTLTPQEQQIIKKAAADSVPYYQKLWTAREADAAKTVTKGGASIVQPAQIDRAAFVTAMQPVWAKYEKTPQMKQLVDEIQAIK comes from the coding sequence ATGAACAAGAAGTTTGCCTCTTCCCGTGTTTCGATGATCGTCGCGGCTTCGGTGCTCGCATTCAGCACCGTGTCGGCACATGCGCGGACGTTCCGCGTCGCGGACGTGCACGGCGACACCTATCCGACCAATATGGCCGTGAAGTACATGGGTGAAGAGATCAACAAGGCAACCGGTGGCAAGGATTCCGTGAAGGTGTTCGGCAACAGCGCACTGGGTTCGGAAAACGACACCATCGACCAGGTGCGTATCGGTGCGCTGGACATGGCGCGTGCCAACGGTGCCGCGTTCAACGAGATCGTTCCCGAATCGATGATTCCGTCGCTGCCGTTCCTGTTCCGCGACATCGACCATTTCCGCAAGGTCATGTACGGCCCGGAAGGCCAGAAGATTCTCGACGCGTTCGCCGCGAAGGGCATGATCGCGCTGACGTTCTACGAGAGCGGCGCGCGTTCGATGTACGCCAAGCGCGCGATCCATTCGCCCGCCGACATGAAGGGCCTGAAAGTGCGCGTGCAGCCTTCGGATCTGATGGTCGACGAAATCAAGGCAATGGGCGGCACGCCGACGCCGATGCCGTTCGCCGAAGTCTATACGGGCCTGAAGACGGGTCTGGTGGACGCAGCGGAAAACAATATTCCGTCGTACGAAGAAACCAAGCACTTCGAAGTCGCGCAGGTCTATTCGGAAACCCAGCATTCGATGACCCCGGAAGTGCTGGTGTTCTCGAAGAAGGTGTGGGACACGCTGACGCCGCAGGAGCAGCAGATCATCAAGAAGGCAGCAGCCGACTCGGTGCCGTACTACCAGAAGCTGTGGACCGCGCGTGAAGCCGACGCAGCGAAGACGGTCACCAAGGGCGGCGCGTCGATCGTCCAGCCGGCGCAGATCGACCGCGCGGCTTTCGTGACGGCGATGCAGCCGGTGTGGGCGAAGTACGAAAAGACCCCGCAAATGAAGCAACTCGTCGACGAGATCCAGGCAATCAAATAA
- a CDS encoding TRAP transporter small permease produces MSFLKRPNDFLFRALVVVASTSLATLCLLVIYSVVMRYVFNDAPDYVEPIALLLVIVIAMFGAALKVREGGHIGLDSLVKNLSLKGQAIAAGIQHLCLIAFAVAVFFGCSEMAMTTMEDRIPIIGVPEGVRYLIPVVASVCIALFSFEHLLALFVKKQK; encoded by the coding sequence ATGAGTTTCCTGAAACGCCCAAATGATTTTCTTTTTCGCGCGCTGGTCGTCGTTGCGTCGACCAGCCTCGCCACTCTCTGTCTGCTGGTGATCTATAGCGTTGTGATGCGCTATGTCTTCAACGACGCACCCGATTACGTCGAGCCGATCGCGCTGCTGCTGGTGATCGTGATCGCGATGTTCGGCGCCGCGCTCAAGGTTCGCGAAGGCGGCCATATCGGGCTCGACTCGCTCGTGAAGAATCTTTCGCTGAAGGGCCAGGCCATTGCTGCGGGGATCCAGCATCTTTGCCTGATCGCTTTTGCGGTGGCGGTTTTCTTCGGCTGTTCGGAAATGGCGATGACCACGATGGAGGACCGGATTCCGATCATTGGCGTTCCAGAAGGAGTGCGTTATCTGATTCCGGTCGTCGCCAGCGTCTGCATTGCGCTGTTCTCGTTCGAGCACCTGCTGGCGCTCTTCGTCAAGAAACAAAAATAG
- a CDS encoding TRAP transporter large permease yields MELALLAVSFLVFLVLGVPVSFALGLSCVLTYLYEGLPAATAMQSMISGMNAFSFLAVPFFIFSGELMLHGGIADRILRFAQATVGHFRGGLGMANVVACTLFGGVSGSPTADTSAMGGVVIPLMKREGYSAAYAVNVTTHSSLAGALMPTSTNMIIYAFAAQGITGTLNGVQMSGVSIGDLLFSGLLPVLWVMGFVLIAAYWQAVKYGYPRRPDGSTELQRFPGWMAVARTFLGAVPGLMVIAIILVCVAKGIATATEAAAIAVGYSLILTIVVYRTMTMKKLGHALSKAAKTTGVVLLLIGVSNMLRFQMAYLEIPDAIERMLDGATVLPWLMLLYINLIQIFLGTFVDMAAHILITTPLFLPMAMHNGVGPVQFGIMILLNCALGLVHPPIGSVQFIGCAIGNVSIGETTKVAWPYYLAIFSAINIVTYVPMFSTWLPSIINGHPVF; encoded by the coding sequence ATGGAACTTGCCCTCCTTGCTGTCAGTTTTCTCGTCTTCCTCGTTCTAGGGGTTCCGGTTTCATTCGCGTTGGGGCTCTCGTGCGTCCTCACGTATCTGTATGAAGGTTTGCCGGCGGCGACTGCGATGCAGTCGATGATCTCGGGCATGAACGCGTTCTCGTTCCTCGCGGTCCCATTCTTCATTTTCTCCGGCGAACTGATGCTGCACGGTGGTATCGCCGATCGCATCCTGCGTTTCGCGCAGGCCACCGTGGGTCATTTCCGCGGCGGTCTCGGCATGGCCAACGTGGTCGCGTGCACGCTGTTCGGCGGCGTGTCGGGTTCGCCGACTGCGGATACGTCCGCGATGGGCGGCGTCGTGATTCCGCTAATGAAGCGCGAAGGCTATAGCGCCGCTTACGCCGTCAACGTGACGACGCACTCGTCGCTGGCGGGCGCGTTGATGCCCACCTCGACCAACATGATCATTTACGCATTCGCCGCGCAGGGCATCACCGGCACGTTGAATGGCGTGCAGATGAGCGGCGTGTCGATTGGCGATCTGTTGTTTTCCGGTCTTCTGCCGGTGCTGTGGGTGATGGGTTTCGTGCTGATCGCGGCCTACTGGCAGGCGGTCAAATACGGTTATCCGCGTCGCCCGGACGGTTCGACCGAACTGCAGCGTTTCCCCGGCTGGATGGCGGTCGCTCGCACTTTCCTCGGCGCAGTGCCGGGTCTGATGGTGATCGCGATCATTCTGGTGTGCGTGGCCAAGGGTATTGCCACCGCCACGGAAGCCGCCGCGATTGCCGTGGGTTACTCGCTGATTCTGACCATCGTCGTATATCGCACGATGACGATGAAGAAGCTCGGTCATGCGCTGTCAAAAGCCGCCAAGACCACGGGCGTGGTGCTGCTGCTGATCGGCGTGTCGAACATGCTGCGCTTCCAGATGGCGTATCTGGAGATCCCGGACGCGATCGAGCGCATGCTCGACGGCGCAACGGTGTTGCCGTGGCTGATGCTGCTCTACATCAACCTGATCCAGATTTTCCTCGGCACGTTCGTCGACATGGCGGCGCACATTCTGATCACCACGCCGCTGTTCCTGCCGATGGCGATGCACAACGGCGTCGGTCCCGTGCAGTTCGGGATCATGATTCTGCTGAACTGTGCTTTGGGTCTCGTGCATCCGCCGATCGGGTCCGTGCAGTTCATTGGTTGCGCGATTGGCAATGTGTCGATTGGTGAAACCACCAAGGTGGCATGGCCGTATTACCTGGCTATCTTCAGCGCCATCAATATCGTCACGTATGTACCCATGTTCTCCACCTGGTTGCCGAGCATCATCAACGGTCACCCTGTGTTCTAA
- a CDS encoding porin, which yields MKKALVTSALGLVALGAHAQSSVTLYGIVDTGIGYQSSSAALGSNAGGRSQVKMINGIWAGSRFGLKGSEDLGGGTKAIFQLEEGFNSATGAESVSGLMFSRQAYVGVANANYGTFTMGRQYTSYYTLLSTYSPTTWLTGAYGAHPGDIDSMDTLYRANNSLVYTSPKFGGLTVSGSYSLGGTPGSFAAGQTWSAAAQYLYGPFGLAAGIQRIDNGNTSGGAWGANSTTSNNGAQAGISAINNGFQTAAKQQRIAVNGGYAFNSQWDVSFAYSNVQYAPGIASAFTGTAIWNTGGVVLHYKPFTALDLAAGYSYTRATQSNGITSAASYNQFNLSQYYSLSKRTGLYALEAYQRAGGKTLGKDGKSIINATADIGDGQNSAPSSSRSQVAVGAGIIVKF from the coding sequence ATGAAAAAGGCACTCGTCACTTCAGCACTGGGGTTGGTCGCCCTGGGCGCGCATGCACAAAGCAGCGTGACGTTGTACGGTATCGTCGACACGGGTATCGGCTACCAAAGCAGCTCGGCAGCACTCGGTTCGAATGCCGGCGGCCGTTCGCAGGTCAAGATGATCAACGGTATCTGGGCGGGCAGCCGTTTCGGCCTGAAGGGTTCGGAAGATCTGGGCGGCGGCACGAAGGCCATTTTCCAGTTGGAAGAGGGCTTCAACAGTGCGACGGGTGCTGAGAGCGTTTCGGGTCTGATGTTCAGCCGCCAGGCGTATGTCGGCGTGGCGAATGCCAACTACGGTACGTTCACGATGGGCCGTCAGTACACGTCGTACTACACGCTGCTGTCGACGTACAGCCCGACCACGTGGCTGACGGGCGCATACGGCGCACACCCGGGTGATATCGACTCGATGGACACGTTGTACCGCGCGAACAACTCGCTGGTGTACACGTCGCCGAAGTTCGGCGGCCTGACGGTCAGCGGTTCGTACTCGCTGGGCGGCACGCCGGGCAGCTTCGCCGCCGGTCAAACCTGGAGCGCGGCAGCACAGTACCTGTATGGTCCGTTCGGCCTCGCAGCAGGTATCCAGCGCATCGACAACGGCAACACGTCCGGCGGCGCGTGGGGCGCGAACTCGACGACGTCGAACAACGGCGCGCAAGCCGGTATCTCGGCGATCAACAACGGCTTCCAGACGGCTGCCAAGCAACAGCGCATTGCAGTGAACGGCGGCTACGCGTTCAACTCGCAGTGGGACGTGTCGTTCGCCTACTCGAACGTGCAATACGCTCCGGGCATCGCCTCGGCGTTCACGGGCACGGCGATCTGGAACACGGGCGGTGTTGTGCTGCACTACAAGCCGTTCACGGCTCTGGATCTGGCCGCTGGCTATAGCTACACGCGTGCAACGCAGTCGAACGGCATCACGAGCGCGGCTAGCTACAACCAGTTCAACCTGTCGCAGTACTACAGCCTCTCCAAGCGTACGGGTCTGTATGCACTGGAAGCCTATCAACGTGCAGGCGGCAAGACGCTTGGCAAGGATGGCAAGAGCATCATCAACGCAACGGCTGACATCGGTGACGGTCAGAACAGCGCACCGTCGTCGTCGCGCAGCCAGGTTGCTGTTGGCGCAGGCATCATCGTCAAGTTCTGA
- a CDS encoding 4-oxalocrotonate tautomerase, translating to MPTFHIELFEGRSLDQKREFVEAITKATCDSLGVEPNSVDIILTEVKRENWATGGRLWSEA from the coding sequence ATGCCCACGTTTCATATCGAACTTTTTGAAGGCCGCTCACTGGATCAGAAACGCGAGTTCGTCGAAGCCATCACCAAGGCGACCTGCGATTCGCTCGGCGTCGAACCCAATTCGGTGGACATTATCCTCACCGAAGTGAAGCGTGAAAACTGGGCGACGGGAGGACGTTTGTGGTCTGAAGCGTGA
- a CDS encoding class II aldolase/adducin family protein has translation MSFTHTPAARIAETRPPSDAEQQTRVDLAAAYRLAALNGWDDLIYTHISASVPGEPGHFLINPFGFAFDEVCASNLVKIDVAGNVVGASEHAVNATGFALHAAVHVARADAFCVMHLHNTAGVAVSAQPDGLLPASQHALRFYGQLAYHDYEGLAFTPAEGDRLVAHLADKPAMLLRNHGTLTVGRTVAEAYVLMATLLKACEIQIQAQACGTALVVPDAAISVRTAEQLFDGGAVEGVLEWPALLRKLDRIDRSYRH, from the coding sequence ATGTCGTTCACCCATACCCCCGCAGCCCGCATCGCTGAAACGCGGCCGCCCTCCGATGCTGAGCAGCAGACCCGCGTCGACCTCGCGGCCGCCTATCGCCTCGCGGCGCTCAACGGCTGGGACGACCTGATTTACACCCATATCTCGGCGAGCGTGCCCGGCGAACCGGGCCATTTCCTGATCAACCCATTCGGCTTCGCGTTCGACGAAGTGTGCGCGTCGAACCTCGTGAAGATCGACGTCGCGGGCAATGTGGTTGGGGCCAGCGAGCATGCGGTCAACGCGACGGGCTTCGCGCTGCACGCGGCCGTCCACGTTGCGCGTGCCGATGCATTCTGTGTGATGCATCTGCACAATACGGCGGGGGTTGCCGTTTCCGCGCAGCCCGACGGCTTGCTGCCCGCTTCGCAACACGCGCTGCGCTTCTATGGACAGCTCGCCTACCACGACTACGAGGGCCTTGCTTTCACGCCCGCCGAAGGAGACCGCCTCGTCGCCCATCTCGCCGACAAACCCGCGATGCTTCTGCGCAATCACGGCACATTGACTGTCGGCCGTACGGTCGCCGAGGCCTATGTGCTGATGGCGACCCTGCTCAAAGCCTGCGAGATCCAGATCCAGGCACAAGCCTGCGGCACGGCGCTCGTCGTGCCCGACGCGGCGATTTCCGTGCGCACGGCCGAACAGTTATTCGATGGCGGCGCAGTCGAAGGCGTCCTCGAATGGCCCGCGTTGCTGCGCAAGCTCGACCGGATCGACCGCTCTTACCGGCACTGA
- a CDS encoding urea transporter: MHAAATEAPSAALRTLLRSVGQIVLQANAFTGACLLAAWWLADPRLACAALMGAISANVSAILADTRDHPNRDDEIRAGLHGFNGALAGLAAFSFIADSGTAAAVTILAATGTAWLIKPMSRWLSVRGLGYFSSPCLLVTWFWLPMLANHATPASTLQPHAMVAGSALQWSSGLLAGFAQTGFASGALPGLLVLTGIAAASRRHAFAALIGAALASAAHLVLHASPSSFDAGLLGFNGALTALALIDYGGLSMIGGVILSVVLQATAARLGWPAMTAPFVIATWSVQWLGRRVAQPA, from the coding sequence GTGCATGCTGCCGCGACCGAAGCGCCCTCCGCCGCGTTACGCACGCTGCTGCGCAGTGTCGGCCAGATCGTGCTGCAAGCGAACGCCTTCACCGGCGCGTGCCTGCTCGCCGCGTGGTGGCTGGCCGACCCGCGGCTTGCGTGCGCGGCGTTGATGGGCGCGATATCGGCGAATGTGAGCGCGATTCTGGCAGATACACGCGACCATCCGAATCGCGACGACGAAATCCGTGCCGGATTGCATGGCTTCAATGGAGCACTTGCCGGTCTCGCCGCGTTCAGTTTCATCGCCGATTCCGGGACTGCGGCTGCCGTGACGATTCTCGCCGCGACCGGCACAGCGTGGCTCATCAAGCCGATGTCGCGCTGGTTGAGTGTGCGCGGCCTCGGATACTTTTCGAGCCCATGTCTGCTCGTCACATGGTTCTGGCTGCCGATGCTCGCGAACCATGCCACTCCGGCCAGCACGCTCCAACCGCACGCGATGGTCGCCGGTAGCGCGCTGCAATGGAGCAGCGGCTTACTCGCCGGTTTCGCGCAAACCGGCTTCGCGTCGGGTGCATTGCCGGGCTTGCTGGTGCTGACCGGAATTGCAGCGGCATCGCGTAGACACGCATTCGCCGCGCTAATCGGTGCGGCACTCGCGAGCGCCGCTCACCTCGTTCTCCACGCATCCCCAAGCTCGTTCGATGCCGGCCTGTTAGGATTCAACGGCGCGCTCACTGCGCTCGCGCTGATCGACTACGGCGGGTTGTCGATGATCGGCGGCGTCATTCTGTCGGTCGTGTTGCAAGCCACAGCTGCCCGTTTAGGATGGCCTGCGATGACCGCGCCGTTCGTCATCGCGACGTGGAGCGTGCAGTGGCTCGGGCGACGTGTCGCACAGCCCGCCTGA
- a CDS encoding putative glycolipid-binding domain-containing protein, whose product MRELRWASEEGEGIEHLAFGPREHGFAVESALVGQRDGNPYGLYYRVRCDERWRTRYAWLKIIGGGELELHGDGEGHWRNGHGVVLSEIEGCIDIDIAATPFTNTLPIRRLQLAEGERKPISVAYISTPDLQVTRAEQAYSCIGLNREYRYEGIFRNFSANLTVDADGLVIDYPTLFTRLPLTH is encoded by the coding sequence ATGCGTGAATTGCGATGGGCATCGGAAGAGGGCGAAGGCATCGAGCATCTTGCGTTCGGTCCGCGAGAACACGGTTTCGCGGTGGAGAGCGCATTGGTCGGACAGCGTGATGGCAACCCCTATGGCCTCTACTACCGGGTGCGCTGCGATGAGCGGTGGCGTACGCGTTATGCGTGGTTGAAAATCATCGGCGGCGGCGAGCTTGAATTGCATGGCGACGGCGAAGGCCATTGGCGCAACGGCCACGGCGTCGTGCTGAGCGAGATCGAAGGCTGCATCGATATCGACATTGCGGCTACGCCATTTACGAACACGCTGCCTATCCGCCGGCTGCAACTCGCCGAAGGCGAGCGCAAGCCTATTTCGGTGGCGTATATTTCCACGCCTGATTTGCAGGTGACACGCGCCGAGCAGGCGTATTCGTGCATCGGCTTGAATCGCGAGTATCGCTACGAGGGCATCTTCCGCAATTTCAGCGCGAATCTGACGGTGGATGCAGACGGTCTCGTGATCGACTACCCAACGCTATTCACGCGGCTGCCACTCACTCATTGA
- a CDS encoding alpha/beta fold hydrolase translates to MIRDTLSVDAGDVRLAVYVSGPREAPPLVLVHGYPDSAVVWEPVRALLDTRYRVITYDVRGAGASDAPAARNAYRLERLAADLAAVADATCGARPFHLVGHDWGSIQSWEAVTDPAFKGRIASYTSISGPCLDHASLGLRGDDGGSSNEAVKPVKRSFGSGIRQTLKSWYIFFFHLPWLPELVWRAGGARMWPLWLRLTERVQAPHDPAQKRNAINGLNLYRANFVDKLLRPRSRHAHAPVQFIVPLRDRYVGPELSLGLESWLGAYERIEIDAGHWVVLREPARIAADIERFVQRYRTDRGGPAASAATAVNE, encoded by the coding sequence GTGATACGCGACACGCTGTCGGTCGACGCCGGCGACGTGCGGCTCGCGGTCTACGTCAGCGGACCGCGTGAAGCGCCGCCGCTCGTACTGGTGCACGGCTATCCCGACTCGGCCGTGGTGTGGGAGCCTGTGCGTGCGTTACTCGATACGCGCTATCGCGTGATTACGTACGACGTGCGCGGCGCGGGCGCATCCGACGCACCCGCTGCGCGCAATGCCTACCGGCTCGAACGTCTCGCCGCTGACCTCGCCGCGGTCGCCGACGCTACGTGCGGTGCGCGTCCCTTTCACCTGGTCGGACACGACTGGGGTTCGATCCAGAGTTGGGAAGCGGTCACCGACCCGGCGTTCAAAGGCCGCATCGCGTCGTACACATCGATCTCCGGGCCTTGCCTCGATCACGCGTCGCTCGGCCTGCGCGGCGACGACGGCGGCTCATCAAATGAAGCGGTAAAGCCCGTCAAAAGGTCATTCGGCAGCGGCATCCGGCAGACGCTCAAATCCTGGTACATCTTCTTTTTCCATCTGCCGTGGCTGCCTGAACTCGTGTGGCGCGCGGGCGGCGCTCGTATGTGGCCGCTGTGGTTGCGCTTGACCGAACGCGTGCAAGCGCCACACGACCCCGCGCAAAAGCGCAACGCGATTAATGGCCTGAATCTCTATCGCGCCAATTTCGTCGACAAATTGCTGCGGCCGCGCTCGCGTCATGCACATGCGCCGGTGCAGTTCATTGTGCCGTTGCGCGATCGTTATGTCGGGCCGGAGTTATCGCTCGGACTGGAGAGTTGGCTCGGCGCGTATGAACGCATTGAAATCGATGCGGGCCATTGGGTCGTGCTGCGCGAGCCCGCGCGTATTGCCGCTGACATCGAACGCTTCGTTCAGCGGTATCGAACGGATCGCGGCGGACCTGCTGCATCCGCTGCGACTGCGGTCAATGAGTGA
- a CDS encoding metal-dependent hydrolase: MMPVRRDLRFNLPKERACDWHAHGSHVTHYFNALSLLFPAGERFFMDSVRHYRDQIDDPELKKQVLGFIGQEAMHTREHVEYNDLLQEAGLPAHKLDKRLWAILNFGRKILPPSYQLAVTVCLEHYTAMLASLLLEDPTRIGGSVEGYTQMWTWHALEETEHKSVSYDVWNTVLKPGLGRYLLRTGTMLSTTVMFWLIVFDYHVRLIIADRKRGGHIRGMWQVVKFLYGPRHGVFPRIAGEWLSFFRPGFHPWDHDNRAQLARIDGLVAAVDATNAATPGNRKSARRGVQAAA, encoded by the coding sequence CTCGCATGTCACGCACTACTTCAACGCGCTGTCGCTGCTTTTCCCCGCGGGCGAGCGCTTTTTTATGGATAGCGTGCGCCACTATCGCGACCAGATCGACGACCCCGAGTTGAAGAAGCAGGTGCTCGGCTTCATCGGACAGGAAGCGATGCATACACGCGAACACGTCGAATACAACGATCTGCTGCAGGAAGCCGGCCTGCCCGCGCACAAGCTCGACAAGCGCTTATGGGCCATACTCAACTTCGGCCGCAAGATTCTGCCGCCTTCATATCAGCTCGCGGTCACCGTGTGCCTTGAACACTACACGGCGATGCTCGCCAGCCTGTTGCTGGAAGACCCGACGCGCATCGGCGGTTCGGTCGAAGGCTATACGCAGATGTGGACGTGGCACGCGCTGGAGGAAACCGAGCACAAGTCCGTTTCCTACGATGTCTGGAATACGGTGCTCAAGCCCGGCCTCGGCCGCTACCTGCTGCGCACCGGCACGATGCTGTCCACCACCGTGATGTTCTGGCTGATCGTGTTCGACTACCATGTGCGCCTGATCATCGCCGACCGCAAACGCGGCGGCCATATTCGCGGCATGTGGCAGGTCGTGAAGTTTCTCTATGGTCCGCGTCATGGCGTGTTTCCGCGCATTGCCGGCGAATGGCTGAGTTTTTTCCGGCCCGGCTTCCATCCATGGGATCACGATAATCGTGCGCAACTCGCGCGAATCGACGGGCTGGTTGCCGCCGTCGACGCCACCAACGCGGCCACGCCGGGCAATCGCAAATCCGCTCGACGCGGCGTGCAGGCGGCCGCGTGA